GTCAGCCGTTCGAGCCGGGTGGCATTGATACCAATCTGCGCCTGGGCCGTCGCGATCTGGTCGATGGCTCCGTCCAGTGCAGTCATCGAGCTACCGATGCTTGCTGCATTACCGCTGGAAATGGCCGAAGCCGCATCGCGGACATGCTGTGCTGCCGATTGTCCACCGCTGTCAAACAGGGCGGCCCGTGACGGCACCGGGGCGAAAAGGGCGTCGCTGTCAAACCGTATCATGCGCGGAGCGCCAGTGGCGAACAACGGCTCGCCAAGGGTTGAGCTAGTCGACGCCAGACCGTCGAGTTCGTAGGCCAGCGCGGAAAGTTCGGTGGCAATCGCGTTGCGGTCTGCAGGGGCAAGCGTCTGGTTGGCCCCCGCGACGGTCAGTTCGCGCGCGCGGACGAGCAGGTCTGTGGCCGACTGGAGGACGCTATCGGCTTGCGCCGTCAAGGTTACGCCCAAATCCACATTCGCTTTCCATGCAACGCCATTCGCCTGGACCGTTTGAAGCGTCGATACGCGGTTGGCAGCGACGGGATCATCCGATGCGCGCTGAAGGCGTTTGCCAGTAGATACCTGGATCTGCGTTTGCGCAATATCCTGTGCCAGCCACGACTGGCGGGCGATTTCGCGGGTCATGCGGTTACCGGTGGCGTTGATCATGGCTCTGGTCCGTCAGAATATGTTGAGAATGGATTGCATCGTCTCGCGCGCTACCTGCACGGTGCGTGCGGCAGCCTCATAGGCTTGCTGGAAACGGAGGAGTTCGGCGGCTTCGCGATCGAGATCAACTTCGCCGACCATATCGCGCGCGGCAAAGGCCCCATCCCGGCGCGATGAAGCAGCGGCATCCTGCGCGCGCGCACTGGCGGCTTGTTGCGCCTGCAGGGCGACCAAGGCAGCCCAGCCAGCCTCTACTCCCGAAGCCCCGCGAAGATTGGCAAGCTGGAGCGCGTTGCCATTGCTGGAACCGGCATCGGCCGCAGCAACAGCATCAGATGCCAGCGCGAGGACCGAAAGCGTTGCTGCCGAAGTTCCGGAAAGGAGGGCAGCGCCCGGATTGCCGTTGGCATCTAGGCCTGCCTGGTGCCAGCCATTGAGTTCGCTCGCCAGCTGCATGGCCAAGGCGTCGAGTTTCGAACGTTGCATAGCGATATGCGCCGCACCTTGGGCCAATCCGGCAAGACTGCCGTTGGTTGGTGCCAGCGCTCCGCCAGGCGTCACCGCATAAGCCAGTTGGCCGTTGCTCATGACCGAAACCGAAAATGTCGCCACTGTCCCGTTAGCGACCAACGGAATGCCGCCATCGCTCGTAGTGAGCGTCACCGCTCCGCGCGCATCGAAACTGGTGGTAACCGGTAGTGCCGACGAAATCCGGTCGAGCAACCGGTCGCGTTCATCGAGCAACGTCGCTTCATTTGTTGAACCCGCACGGGCACGACGAAGGCCGAGATTGACTTTTTCGAGCGCGGCCAGATCGGTGTTGAGCGCATCGACAGAGCCACTTGCCGATTGCGCGACGCCATTGGCCGCGCTGGATAGCGCGCTGGCTGTGCGACGGAATGCCGCGGCGCTATCGTCCACTGACTGCAGGAATTGCGCGCGCAATGTGGTATTGGCCGGGTCAGCTGCGAGCTGGTCGGCGGTCGTAAAGATGCGGGTCAGGCTTTGACCAATTCCACCGATTCCGTCGTCGAGCGCCCTTTCAGTAGCATCGATTGCGCCCAGCCGCGCACTGCTGCGATCGGCTTCACCCGATGCCGTGCGGGCATCCTCGATCAGCCATGGGTCGACCGAGCGACGGACGCCTGCTGCCTCGACGCCGCCAGGGCGAATGCTGTTGCGTGAAAGGACAATGTCGCCGGCTGCCGGAGCTTCGCGCAGTTCGATGGTTCGACGCGCGTAGCCGGGGGTCTGGGCGTTCGCAATATTGTCGCCGACGGTGGCCAAGGCGCGCGAATATGCGCGCAGCCCCGATGCGCCGATGTTGAGGAGGTCGCTCATTTGGCCTCACCTTGTAACTGCCGCTCAATCATCGCGGCGATGCCGATAGCCCCGCGTTGTGCGAGGGCGTCCGCCGTCCGGGCATCGGCGAGTTCGCGATAGGTCGAATTTGCCGATGAACCATAAATGTCATCGGCCAATGCACCTTTGCGCATTTCACCGATCAGCTGGCGGAGCATGACAGCTTCAAACGCAATAGCGGCTTTACGCAACTCCGGATTGACCGGAGCTGCGCTGGGGGGATGGCTCGATGAAACAGGCTGAATCATATGATTACCAATTCTGCTGTCAGCGCGCCCGCCTGGTCGAGCGCTTCAAGAATAGCGACCAGATCGCCCGGCGGCACGCCGATGCGGTTGATCGCGGCCACAATTTCGGAGAGGTTTGCGCCGCCTTTGATCAGGAAGGCGGGATTGGCGGTCTCCTCAACCTTGATGTCGCTCGCTTGCTCGACGGCGGTTTCGCCGCGGCTGAACGGAGCGGGTTGAACAATGGTCGGGGCTTCATCCACTTTCAGTGTCAGTTTCCCATGGGTCACTGCTGCGGCACCCACGCGAACCGCGCCGTTGATGACGACGGTGCCGGTGCGGGCGTTTACGATTACGCGCGCGCGGGGTTGCGCGGCATCGATGTTAAGGCCTTCGATCAAAGCAATCATCCGGGTGCGGGCGTTGCCGCCCTGTGCCGCGCGAATCTGAACCGTGGCCCCGTCCAGCACCGTGGCCGTTCCGGAACCAAAGGTCTTGTCGATGGCATCTGCAATCCGGCCGGCATTGGTTGCATCAAACTGGTGCAGGTTGAACAGCAGATGCTCACCCGCGGTAAAGCCGGTGTCGATCGAACGCTCAACTGTCGCTCCACCCTCAATGCGTCCGGCTGAGGGAATGTTGATCGATAGTTTTGAGCCATCTGCGGCGTCAACACCGAGGCCGCCGACGACCAGATTGCCCTGCGCCATCGCGTAGATACGGCCGTCGGCCCCATAAAGCGGCGCCATCACCAGCGTGCCGCCGCGTAAGGATTTCGCTTTGCCCATGGCGGAAACGGTGATGTCGAGCCGCTGGCCCGGCTTGGCAAATGGCGGCAGTTCGGCCGTTACCAAAACAGCGGCGGCGTTTTTCAGGCTGGGGTTCACCCCCGTCGGGATCGTCAGGCCAAAGCGCGAGACAGCACCCTGCACGCCCTGCGTTGCGTAGATCAGGCTATCGTCGCCGGTGCCCGCAAGGCCGACGACAATGCCATAGCCCGTCAGCTGGTTCGCGCGCAGCCCCTGGAATTGGCCGAGGTCTTTCACCCGCTCAGCATTCACCGGCGCGGAAAATAGTGCGGCCATGGCGGCGAACAGGCAAAACAGTCGCTCCATCAGAACGGACTTATCTTGGAGAAGAAGCGCTGCAGCCAACCTTGCTTACTAGCGCGGGCGATCTCGCCCTTGCCGGTGTAGCGGATTTGCGCATCGGCGACCCGGCTCGAAAGAATTCGGTTATCTGCGGAGATATCGGCAGAGCGAATGAGTCCTGAAAACTGCACGCGATCATCGCCGCGATTGAGCGTCAGCGTCTTCTCGCCCCGAACGAGCATGGTTCCGTTGGGATAGACGGCGGTGATCGTCACACTGATCTCTCCGTTCAAAGCGCTGGTCTGGGCTGCTTCACCCTTTCCTTTGAACGACTGATCGCCGCCCATATTTATATCGGTGGGAGAAAAGAGGCCGAGTGGACCGGTGACAGGTGGGGTTAGCCCGACCGAGCCATTGCGCCCTGTACTGGCGCTGTTGCCCTTATTTGCCGAGATACGCTCGATAAGCTGGATGGTCACAATATCGCCAATCGCACCGGCCCTATTTCCAGACGTCAGCGGCGTATAGCCATCACCTTGGAAGATTGCGCCGTTGGACACAGGGTCCGGCCGAGGTGCCGGAGCCGTTGCCGCAAAAGCATCTACGGGGACCTTGTCCTTGGCGACCGCCGGGGAGCACATGGCCAGCGCGATAATGGCAGCCAGCTTAGAGATTCTGCGAAGCATTGCGCATCATTTCGTCTGCCGCCTGGATCATCTTCGAATTGACCTCATAGGCGCGCTGGGTTTCGATCATGTCGACCAGTTCCTCGACAACATTCACGTTTGAGCTTTCGAGCGCGCCGCTGCGCAGCGTGCCGCGGCCTTCAATACCAGCGGCGCCAACCTGCGGCGCACCCGAAGCGGCAGTTTCGACCAGCAGATTGTTACCGATGGCCTGCAACCCCGAAGGATTGACGAAGCGCGCGGTTTCGATCTGGCCCAGCGCCACTGCCTCGGCCTGCCCCGGAACAGCGGCGGAAACGGTACCGTCGGCGGCGATGGCTATCGCGCTCGCGCCATCGGGTATCTGGATTTGCGGCTGGATGGGCATGCCGTCCGGTGTAACAATTGTGCCTTCCGCCGACAGGCTGAAATTGCCGGCTCTGGTATAGCCAATGCGGCCATCGGGCATTTCGACCTGAAAAAATCCAGCGCCCTCGATGGCGACGTCGAGGCCATTGCCTGTGGTCGATACGGTTCCCGGCAGGTCTATTCGTGCCGTGCCGGTCATCTGTACTCCGGTGCCAAGGTTGAAACCGACCGCATAGAGATTCTGCGACGAGGAGGGCGCGCCCGGAGTCAGCATCGCCTGATAGGCCAGCGTCTCGAAATTCGCCCGGTCACGTTTGAACCCCGTGGTGTTCACGTTGGCGAGGTTATTCGCGATCACCTGCATGCGGAAATTCTGCGCGTCGAGCCCCGTACGGGCGACATGTAGAGCGCCGATACCCATAAACTATCTCCTTATTGCGGAAGCTGCATCAGCTCTGCGGTCGCGGCGTCGAGGTCGCGGGCATCGCCGATCATCTTGAGTTGCACGTCCCAACTGCGGCTCGCCTCGATCATTTCGGTGAGCGCCAGCGTGGCGTTGACATTGGAGCCTTCGAGCGCGCCGCTTTTGACGCGAGCCTCGAGGTCTTCAGGCAGTATGCCGCCATCGGGAACGCGGAACAGGCCGTCGAGGCCCTTCAACACGGGTGAGCCAACCGGGCTGGCCAATTTCAGTTTGGCAACCTCCTGTGGCAATTGTGGATCGCCGCCTTGCGGCACAATCCACACCCGGCCTTCGCGATCAATGCGCAAGCTGTCGGCAGGCGGTAATATCACTGGGCCTTGCGTGCCGAGCACCGGATGTCCATCGCCTGTGGTCAACAGCCCGCTTTCGGCAAGTTGGAGATCACCGCGCTTGGTATAGGCTTCCTCACCATTAGGGGTCTGTACGCCGAGCAGCGCATTGCCTTCGATGGCAATATCGAGATCGCGTCCAGTGGAAATCACTGTCCCGGCGCGCATATCGGCGCCGATCACTTCTTCGCTGGTGACCGCCCGGCCATCGACTTGCGGCCCGCGCAGCCATAGCGCCTGCGCCTCCGCCAATTCGGCACGAAAGCCGGGCGTCGAGACATTGGCGAGGTTGTTCGCCGTCGCTGTCTGCCGCGCCTGTGCGCCTCGAAGGGCTGTAAGGCTTGTGTAGATCAGGCGGTCCATCGGTCAGCCCTTATCGGATGCTGACAATCGCCTGCGTCATGTTCGACGCGGTTTCGATCGCCTTGGCATTGGCCTGGAAATTGCGTTGCGCGGAAATCAGCGCGACCAGTTCTTCGGTCACATCGACATTGGCCCGTTCCAGCGCGCCCGAGCGGATGGTACCGAGAGGGCCGTTGGTGGCGGCGTCGATTGCGGGCGGGCCGCTGTCGCCGGTCGATTGCCAATGTGCGTCGCCTACCGGCCGCAGGCCTTCCTGTGCGGTGAAGCTTGCCATCGCGACCTTGCCGAGCACTTCGTCAGAGCCGTCGGCATAAGTCGCCGTTACCAGCCCGTCGATCCCGATCGAGACATTGGCTAGTGCAACCGTTGGACTACCCGGAGCATTGGCGGGCAGAACGAAATCAAATGCGTCCGCCAATGTGTTGCCGGTGACATTGCCGCTCGCGTCAACAGGCAGCAGCTGAAGCGTCGAGCCGATGGTATCGACCACCTGCCGGTTGGCATTCACCTGAAAGGCGCCATTGCGGGTATAGGTCACAGTGGCCCTTGGGGGATCGCCGCGACTGACGAAAAAGCCTTCCCCCGCAATGGCAAGGTCGAGCGTCTTGTCGGTTCCTTCGAGTGTACCCTGGGTAAACTGCTGGACAACCGCGTTCAATCGCGTCCCTTGCCCGGCAACCATCTTCGTGGTTTGCGTAGGTGCACTGGCGAACAGGTCGCCAAATTGTGCGCGGCTTTTCTTGAAACCAGTTGAGCCGACATTGGCGAGGTTATTGGATATCACCGACAAGTCGGTTTGTGCGCCTTTCAGGCCGGATAGTGACGTATAAAAGGACATCTATTTTCTCCCTGTCAGGATGCGGGCAGCGTCTCTGCGCGAATGTCGGTGAGCAATTGGGTCTGCACCTTGATCTGATCGGCGATTGATTTGAGCGAAGTGCTCATCTCGGAAATTCCAGCAACGCTTGAAAATTGCGCCATTTGCGCGACCATTGCCTGGTTATCGACGGGATCAAACGGGTCCTGGTGTTTGAGTTGGGTTGTCATCAGTTGCAGGAAATCACTCTGCCCAAGTTTCTTTTCGGCAGTGCCCTTGGGCATTACCGGCATGTTGCGGGCATTGGTTGGCTGGATTGCGGTCATCGTCATTGTCCCAGTCTGAGGGTTTCGGAAATCAGGCCCTTTGCGGTCGAAAGCACCTGCACATTGTTTTGATACTGGCGCGCGGTCTCGACCATCTCGACGAGCTCGGTCGCACTATCGACCGCTGCTTCCCAGACATTGCCGTCTTTGTCGGCGAGGGGATGCGAGGGGTCGTGGCGTTTGGTAGGTGTAGAGTTTGCTTGCGTCACTTGGTCCACGGCAACGGTTGCGGTGCCGGCCTCGCCCATGATCGTACGGAACACAGGCTTCATCGCGCGATAGGCGCCGGCTTCGCTGCCGGATACCGATCCGGCATTGGCAAGATTTGAGGCGGTGGTGTTCAGCCGTACCAATTGCGCCGCCATGGCGCGGCCACTGATGTCGAAAAGGGAGAGAGAATTGGCCATGCTCATTCGCCTTTCAGTGCACGCGACAATGTGCCGATGCGACCGTTGAGAAAAGCGAGGCTCGATCGATAGGCGAGGGCGTTCTCTGCGAAAGCGGTCTGCTCGGTCACCATTTCCACGGTGTTGCCATCGAGGGATGGCTGGAGCGGAACGCGATAGGAGATCGCGCTTTCTGCCGATTGGCCTCGTTCGGCCAGCGCCAGCGCCTTTGAAAAATCAATATCCCGCGCCTTGTAATTGGGCGTTGCGGCATTGGCGATGTTGGAAGCGAGTACATCCATACGCAGCGCCCGCACCTGTAGCGTCTTTGCATGTATCCCGAACAAATTGTCAGACATGTGGACTGCTCCTGTCGTTCAATCGCCAAAGCGGCGGACCGGCGAGAAGGAGCAATACGTGTGCCAGGTGGAATAAATATATATAATACAATGTAGTATGCTTTGCGGGCTTTCCTCGAATGGTCGCCAAAGCGTGAAGCTGTCTGGATTTTGACAGGGCATGTCGGCGACGGGATAATTCTGACGCACGCCACCGACTGGCACGTCCGTTGCTATTCAACTTTCGAAAATGCGGCCTTTGAAAGGATTTAATATGCTTGTTCATTTTGCCTTGCTGGGCCTGAGCGCGACGCCAGCGACGACCGAAAATCTGGACCAGCTGGAGCAGCGTATTGAAATCGAAACAGGTGCAAAACCTGTCGCTATCGACCGTCGGCTTAAGCTTTCCAGCTGTCCGCGCCCGCCGCATTTGAGCAATGAAACCTCTTCATCCCTGCTTGTTCAGTGCGACGAGGTCGGATGGAAACTGCGTGTGTTGCTACGAAATATGTCGCCGCTGGTGGGTAAACAAACGCTTGCCACGCCTGCAGTCAGAAAGGGCGAGACCGTGGTGCTGGAGGTTGTGGGTCAAGGCTTTGCGATCCGGCGCGAAGCGATTGTACTGGAGGATGCGCTAGCAGGTGCGTCGGTGCGCATCCGGCTGCAAAATGGTGGTCCGATTTTGGTCGCCACGGCAACCGACTCCGGCAAGGTCACACTCATCCCCTAAAATCGAAGTGCCGGCGACCGTTAAACTGCTTGTGAAGCTGCTCGTGCGGGCGGCACGAACAAGAAAGTGGTGTCATGGTTGGTCCGGTCACATTTCGCCCTCAAGCGATTCCCGTCGAACGAAAGACGCCGCCTGATGGTGCAAGTCGTCCTGTTAGCCAGCAGGTGTCGGCTGGCCAAAAGCTCTCGCCACAGTTGTCCACTTCGCGCCTAGCCGATTTGGCAAGGGATTTGGCAGAGGCGGGTCCGCCTGTGGATCACGCTCGCATAGCCCGATTGCGGCAGGCAATTGCTCAAGGCAGTTATGAGGTTGATGCCGGACGGATTGCCGATGCTTTGCTGCGGCAACTGACTGTCTGACTTTCGATGAGTGCCCCTGAAATTGCCGCTGTTTTGGCGCGTCAGCAAGAACTGATTGCGGCACTCGACGCACAGGATACCGACCGAATCGTATTGGCGACCGAAGCACTTGCCGCTGCGACGAGTGAGCTGCGTGGCGCGGATCATTGGCCCGATGATCCTGATATCGCCGATCAATTGTCTGAGACCCTCCAGACCAACGAAGCCGCTGCTGTCCGCATCAATCTGTTTCGTTTTTGGAACCGTCAACGGATTGACCATTTGCAGGAATTGCGTGGTGAGCGGCTTCGGAGAAATGGATATAATTCCATATAAATCAATTATATATTGTGAACTTGCCCGCTTTGGCACGCCCGTTGCTGTTGTTCCGTCATCATGAACGGACCAGAACATGCCCACGAAAATTAGCCAACCGACCGCACCGGTACCAATACAGCGCGCTATCGCTGTTGCGGCGCAGCGTACAGGCACCGACTTTGGTTATCTTTTCGATCAGGCGCGCATTGAAAGCGGCTTTCGTCCGCAAGCGCGAGCGACCACGTCGAGCGCAGCGGGGCTTTATCAGTTCACCCGGCAAACCTGGCTCGCAATACTTAAACAGCATGGTGCCGAACATGGTTTTGGCTGGGCTGCGGATTCGATCGAGAAAACTCCGGGCAGTCGCTATCGGGTCACCGATCCGGTGCAGCGCGAACAAATTCTCCAGCTGCGCTTTGATCCAGATGCTGCAGCGCTGATGGCGGGCGAGTTGGCGGGTGACAATGCGGTGCATTTGGCCGATGTGTTGGGCCACGCGCCCGAATCGGTCGACCTGTATCTGGCGCATTTTCTGGGGGCTCATGGAGCCCGCAAGTTTCTGACGGCTTGGCAAACTGATCCGCAGCAGGCGGCGGCACCGCTATTGCCCGAAGCAGCGCGGGCCAATCCAGCGATTTTTTATGCACCTGACGGCACCCCGCGCAGCGTCGACGCAATCCGGGCTCGCTTTGCCAGCAAATTTGGCGGGCTATCGGACTTGGCGGTCACCGCAACATCAGCACGTGATGTACGCCAGTCCGCCTCTGTTTCAGCAAACCAGCTAGGGCTGCGATCAATCCGGCCGATGCCGCACCGTTTATCGCTGGCATTTGCACAAGATGCGTATCGGAGCTTGCAATCGCGCGAAGGTGGCGCGCTGTGAAGCCGGGCTCGATATGGCGGCTGGGTGTCAAGGGGGCCGGAACTGCTGCATTGCCGGTAGCGATCCTCGTCCTTGTGCTGTTGATGGTGGTACCGGTTCCAGCGCTACTGCTCGATATCGGTTTCATCGCGAATATCATGATCAGCCTTGCCGTGCTGATGATCGCGCTGTCCGCCGCGCGCCCGCTCGATTTCTCTTCCTTTCCGACAGTCTTGCTGCTCGCAACCCTTTTCCGTCTCGCGCTCAACGTGGCATCGACCCGTGTCGTTCTGGTCCATGGTCATGAAGGCGCTGCGGCTGCTGGGCATGTGATTGAAGCCTTTGGTGCGGTGTTGATCGGGGGCGACTATGTCGTCGGGTTGTTCGTTTTCGCGGTGCTGATGATCATCAACCTGGTGGTCATTACCAAGGGAGCGGGCCGCGTATCAGAGGTTTCGGCGCGTTTCACTCTCGATGCCTTGCCGGGCAAGCAGATGGCAATCGATGCCGATCTGAATGCCGGATTGCTCTCCCCCGATGAAGCCAAAGCGCGGCGACAGGAGGTCGCAACCGAAGCTGACTTTTACGGATCGATGGATGGTGCATCCAAGTTCGTGAAAGGGGATGCCGTCGCAGGCCTGCTGATACTTTTCGTCAACATCATTGGCGGACTGATATTGGGCGTCGTCAGCCACGGCCTGCCAGTTGGAGAAGCGGCGGCGACCTATATCTCGCTTGCGATAGGCGATGCGCTTGTTGCCCAGTTGCCGGCATTGCTGTTGTCGATTGCGGCTGCGGCGATTGTGACCCGTGTGGCTTCTCCACTGGATCTGAATGGCCAGATTGGCAGCCAGATGGGTCTGGCGCGCGCTTGGGTACCCGTTGCCGGAATCCTTACGCTGATTGGGCTGGTGCCCGCCATGCCGCAATTGGTGATCCTGCCCGCAGCAGCATTGGCGGCTGGCGTCGCCTGGTGGCTGAGCAAGCAGGAAGCAACCGCGCAGGTCCCAACCAATGTCGCCGACGAAATGACGAGCGATGCGAGCCTTATCCGCTGGAGTGACATATGCGATGACGCCATAGTTGCTCTCGAAATCGGTTATGGTCTCGTGCCGCTGGTCGATGAAAGACGCAGTGCGCCGTTGATGGCGCGGATCAGCGGTATCCGGCGGCAATTGTCGCGTGAGCTGGGCTTTGTCCTGCCACTGGTGAAGGTCAGCGATGACCTTTCACTGCCCGCAAACCTGTATCGAATCCGCATCGGTGGAGTGATAGTTGGTGAGGATGAAGTCCGGCCACACGATTGGCTGGCCCTTGATCCGGGCGATAGTCTCGGCGGCATTACCGGGCAAGCTTGCAAGGACCCAAGCTTTGGCCTGGATGCATTGTGGATCGGTGCGGAAAAGCGCTTCGATGCCATTGCAGCGGGCTATACCGTGGTCGATCCGGCGACGGTTATCGCGACCCATCTGAACCGGGCACTTGCGTCAAATGCAGCAGAGCTGTTCGGCTTTGACGAAGCACAGGCTCTCGTTGATCAACTGAAGTCTTTCAATCCGCAGCTAGCCCAATCGCTCACGCCACAACCGCATGCACTTTCCACGATACTGGCTGTTTGCCGCGGCCTTTTGTCAGAACGGGTTCCCTTGCGTGATTTCAGAGCGATCGCGACAGCGATGATCGGCGGCGCCATGCCGGATCATTCGCCCACGCATCTGCTCGAAGCAGTCCGGCTGCGGATTGGTGCCCTGATTGTACAGACGATCGTACCTTCAAAAATGCCGATACCTGCAATCACTATCGAACCCGAACTTGAAAATTTACTGGGTGCTGCTGTGCGCGCTGCTCCGCAGGCAGACTGGCCTTTTGAACCCGCTTTGGCGAACCGCCTGCTGCAAGCGATCGCTGAAGCAGTCGAGCCATTGACGCTGGCTGCCCGTAGCAGTGCCATCATCACATCGCCACTGTGCCGACCACCACTGTCGCGGCTGTTGCGAACCCGTTTTCACGACATCGCTGTGCTGTCCTACCTCGAAATTCCCGAAAACCGGCAAGTGGATATTGTCGCGACCGTTTCAGGTGCGGCTGCTGCTGCGATGCCGAAACATTCTATAGAACAGGAGAACTG
The nucleotide sequence above comes from Sphingorhabdus pulchriflava. Encoded proteins:
- the flhA gene encoding flagellar biosynthesis protein FlhA, producing the protein MKPGSIWRLGVKGAGTAALPVAILVLVLLMVVPVPALLLDIGFIANIMISLAVLMIALSAARPLDFSSFPTVLLLATLFRLALNVASTRVVLVHGHEGAAAAGHVIEAFGAVLIGGDYVVGLFVFAVLMIINLVVITKGAGRVSEVSARFTLDALPGKQMAIDADLNAGLLSPDEAKARRQEVATEADFYGSMDGASKFVKGDAVAGLLILFVNIIGGLILGVVSHGLPVGEAAATYISLAIGDALVAQLPALLLSIAAAAIVTRVASPLDLNGQIGSQMGLARAWVPVAGILTLIGLVPAMPQLVILPAAALAAGVAWWLSKQEATAQVPTNVADEMTSDASLIRWSDICDDAIVALEIGYGLVPLVDERRSAPLMARISGIRRQLSRELGFVLPLVKVSDDLSLPANLYRIRIGGVIVGEDEVRPHDWLALDPGDSLGGITGQACKDPSFGLDALWIGAEKRFDAIAAGYTVVDPATVIATHLNRALASNAAELFGFDEAQALVDQLKSFNPQLAQSLTPQPHALSTILAVCRGLLSERVPLRDFRAIATAMIGGAMPDHSPTHLLEAVRLRIGALIVQTIVPSKMPIPAITIEPELENLLGAAVRAAPQADWPFEPALANRLLQAIAEAVEPLTLAARSSAIITSPLCRPPLSRLLRTRFHDIAVLSYLEIPENRQVDIVATVSGAAAAAMPKHSIEQEN